The following is a genomic window from Caldicellulosiruptor danielii.
ATTGTTTATTTTTTATCATATATATTTGACTATTCGCATATTTAAATTATAATAGGAACGAAAATTTATCTTTGAGTGAAATGAAAAGGTGGTCTAAAGCACCACTTTATACAGTTGGTGTATTGTTTTCTATTCTCAATTCTAACAGATTTTTAAGTCATGCAATTGAAAGTTATATAGAAAAGTTTAAGTCCATTATATAGCAGTAATCTCGAGCTTTTTAGCTGCTTTAATTTCAGCCTTTAGGTCAAATCCGTTTAAAATTAAGAAGAAACCAAGCTTTTGAAAGGAGGTGAAGATAGTGGCTAAAAACTGGTATCCTATTATTGACAAAGAAAAATGTATCCAATGCTATCAATGTGTCAATTTTTGCCCACACGGCGTTTATGAGATTGGGCAGGATGGTTATCCTCTTGTAAAGAATCCTGACAACTGTGTTGAATTTTGCCGTGGTTGTCAAAAAGTTTGTGAGAATGATGCTATAAAATATTATGGAGATAAGGAGTGATAGAAAATGGTAAAGAAAGGACTTTTACTATGCGTTTGTCAGGGTACGTGCCCATCATTTCACAAGATGGACATTTTTGAGGTTTTAAATAGTTTAAGAAGAGAAGGAATCTTTGAATGGGTAGGTTTACACCCTCAGCTTTGTTCTGATGATGGTGATAAATACCTTAGAGAGCTTCTAAAAGGCGCTGAAATCGACCAGCTCTACGTTGCAGGTTGTGACCCAACCATGCAAAGAAAAATGTACAGGGATGCATTTGAAGCTGTAGGTTTCCCAAAAGAAAAACACATTGGGGTAGAAATCAGAAATATGGATACACAACAAGCAATTGAGGCTATAAAAAATGCCGTAAAAGCAAATTCTTAGTTTTATTAAAATCTTTTCCCCACCATTTTAGCTCAATACAAGAAAGTTAAAATGGTGGGGATTTTTTATTTCTTTTGACTTTGTCAGTTGAAAATTTAAAAATCTTGAGAGTACTATGACTGGAAATAAAAGGGCGTAAAAAGGTAAACTTTTAACCCTTCATTTGTCGAAGAGTTCATAAAATACGAAAACGAGCTTGAGATAAAACTCAAGCTCGTTTTAGACAGTTCAGACAGTGGAAATCATGGTAGCCCTAAGGGGATTCGAACCCCTGTCTCCGCCGTGAGAGGGCGGTGTCCTAGGCCTCTAGACGATAGGGCCATTTTCTGGCTGCGGGACTAGGACTCGAACCTGGACAAGGTGATCCAGAGTCACCTGTGCTACCATTACACCATCCCGCAACAATCAAAACGCGTTTATTATAATAGCATATATCTTGAATTTTGTAAATAGCAAAAATGTATTCGCTATTGTTAAATATGTTGAAAAACTAAGCTTTTCCAAAGTGTTAATAAACCAAAAAGGTCAAAGAGGCAAAGTCCTCTTTGACCTTACACAAGCTCTATATAAACCATCATTGCACCGTCACCTTTTCTTGGACCCACTTTAATTATTCTTGTATAACCGCCATTTCTTCCTTGATACCTTGGCGCAATCTTCTGGAACAAATCATAAGCCACATCTTCTTCATAAAGGTACCCTAAAACCCTTCTATATGATGCAAGGTCGCCTTTTTTAGCTATGGTGATGAGCTTTTCAGCCACTCTTCTCAAATCCTTCGCCTTTGCTTCTGTTGTCATTATTCTACCATGCTTGAACAAAGATGTTGCCAAGTTTCTCATAAGAGCCTGTCTGTGATCTGTATCGCGTTTAAGTTTTCTCAATTTGTTCATTTCTCTTCTTCCTCCTCCTTCGGGCGTGCTATCGCTCTTTTTGAGGCTCAGACCTAAGCTGTGAAGCTTTTGAATGACCTCCTCTAAGGATTTTTTACCAAGATTTCTTACCTTCATCATCTCTTCCTCTGTCTTGTTGACTAAATCCTCAACAGTGTTGATACCTGCTCTTTTGAGACAGTTGTATGACCTGACTGAAAGTTCAAGCTCTTCTATAGTCATATCAAGAAGCTTATTCCTCTTTGGTGGTTCTTGTTTGACAACTGTCTCAATTTTAGTCGGAATATTTGAAAGGTCAGTAAACAAGTTAAAGTGCTCGATTAAAATTTTTGCAGCAACTGTCAATGCCTCATCAGGTCTGATAGTACCATTTGTCCAAATCTCCATTGTGAGCTTGTCATAATCTGTAACTTGACCAACTCTTGTATTCTCAACCTTGTAATTTACCTTGGTAACAGGGGTATAGATTGAATCAACAGGAATTACACCTATTGGCTGGTTTGGTTGTTTATTTCTTTCAGCCGGAACGTAACCTTTCCCTTGATTTACTGTTATCTCCATAAAAAGTCTTGCGTCAGAATTAAGCGTTGCAATATGGTGTTCAGGATTGCAAATCTCTATATCAGCATCTGCTTTTATATCTTTTGCTTTTACTTCACACTCACCCTGAGCCTCAATGTACATTACCTTTGGCCCTGGGGATGACATCTTGATAGCCAAACCTTTTAAATTGAGTATTATCTCTGGTACATCTTCTAAAACCCCTGGAATTGTTGAAAACTCATGTAAAACCCCATCAATCTTAACTGCTGTAACTGCTGCACCAGGCAGTGACGACAAAAGTGTCCTTCTAAGTGCATTACCAACCGTTATACCATAACCTCTCTCCAGGGGCTCAATGACATATCGCCCATATTTATTGTCTGGGCTCAGCTCTTCACACCTTATTGTTGGTTTTTGAAATTCTATCAACTTGATATACCCTCCTTAAAAATAATACACCATACACACATTTTGTGAGGGCATCTATTACTTTGAGTAAAGCTCTACAATCAGGTGTTCTCTAATTGGCATATCAATATCTTCTCTCGTTGGAAGAGCTATTACCTTACCTACAAGGTTTTCAGCATCCTTTTCAAGCCACTTTGGAGAAGGCTTTTTAGCATACTTTTCTTTTATCTCAACAAATCTTGTCTTAGATTTGCTTCTCTCGTCAACCTCTATTACATCGCCAACTTTTACAAGATAAGATGGAATATTTACGGTTCTTCCATTTACCTTAAAATGAGCATGAGATACTAAAACTCTTGCCTCGCCACGTGAAGAAGCAAATCCAAGTCTGTAGACAACATTGTCAAGTCTTCTTTCAAGTAAAGACAAAAGATTTTCACCAGCGATACCTTTCATCTTTTCAGCCATTTCAAAATATCTTCTGAACTGGGTCTCTAAAACACCATAAATTCTTTTTACTTTCTGTTTTTCTCTTAGCTGCATACCATATTCAGATAGTTTCTTTCTCTCCTGACCATGCTGACCTGGTGGGTATGGTCTTCTTGCAAACGCACATTTTTCGGTATAACATCTATCACCTTTTAAGAATAATTTCATTCCTTCTCTTCTGCACAGTCTGCAGTCTGGTCCAATATATTTTGACAAGACAACACACCTCCTCTAAAATTTTATACTCTTCTTCTCTTTGGCGGTCTGCAACCGTTGTGCGGAATTGGAGTAACATCTTTTATGAGTGTTACCTCAAGTCCCGCTGCCTGAAGTGCTCTAATTGCAGCTTCTCTTCCTGCACCTGGACCTTTTACATACACTTCAACAGTTCTCATTCCATGGTCCATTGCCATCTTTGCTGCCTTTTCTGCTGCAAGCTGGGCAGCAAACGGTGTACCCTTTTTAGTTCCGGAAAAGCCACATGTTCCTGCACTTGCCCATGCAATAGCATTGCCCGATGGATCAGTAATAGTAACAATCGTATTATTGAATGTTGAATGGATGTGTGCAATACCTTTTTCAACATTCTTTCTTTCCGAACGTCTGACAGTTCTTCTTGCTGGTCTTGCCATATCAATTTACTCCTCCTTCTTATGATTTCTTTCTCATAACACCAACAGTTTTTCTTGGACCTTTTCTTGTTCTTGCATTTGTTCTTGTTCTCTGACCACGAACAGGAAGACCCCTTAAGTGTCTCAATCCTCTGTAACATCTTATATCAATTAATCTTTTTATGTTTCTTGCGATTTCAGCCCTCAGTTCACCCTCAACCTTGAAATTCTTGTCTATATAGTCCCTGATTTTCGCAACCTCGTCGTCAGTGAGGTCTTTTACTCTTTTGTCTGGATTAACCCCAGTATCCCTTAAAATCTGTTTTGATCTTGAAAGACCAATTCCAAATATATATGTCAGAGCTATTTCAACTCTCTTTTCTCTTGGTAAATCTACACCTGCAATTCGTGCCATTCTAAAAATTCACCTCCAATAAATTAACCTTGTCTTTGTTTGTGCTTTGGATTTTCGCAGATTATTCTTATCTTACCTTTTCTTCTGATAACTTTGCACTTTTCGCATATAGGTTTTACAGATGGTCTGACCTTCATTTCTATTTTATTCCTCCTTTTTTAAAGAGAGTTTATTTTGATCTCCAAACAATCCTGCCTCGTGTTAAATCATACGGTGATAGCTGAACAACCACTCTATCACCCGGAAGTATTCTGATAAAGTTCATCCTAAGTTTTCCTGACACATGAGCAAGCACTTTGTGCCCATTGTCAAGCTGGACCTGAAACATCGCATTCGGCAGTGCCTCAACTACAGTCCCTTCTAATTCAATTACATCCTCCTTGGACAAGGCTTATCAACCCCCTACTCTTTTCTATTCTCAAATTCCTCTATTACTTTTGCAACCTCCGCGTCAGTAAGCTTTTTCTTGAGTATCTTTTCTTTTATCTCTTCTGAGACAAACTTTGTGGGTGCTATGTGTTTTATCTTCTTCTTTTTGGGTTTCTTGATTTTCCGCAGTTTCCCATCAACAAGATACACATAACCATCGTCGGTGATGTCAAATATGATAAAGAACCTATTTTTATCTCTTCCCATTTTGGACAGAACAATCTGCCCGATTTGAAGGTCCATCTTTACTTACACCTCATAATGTAATTATCTCTGGTAAGCTCTCAGTTATAATTATAGTATTTTCATAATGAGCAGAGAGCTTACCATCGAGCGTCTTTACAGTCCAACCGTCCTTGTCAGTGTACACCTTGTAACTTCCCTCATTTACCATAGGTTCAACTGCCAAGGTCATGCTCTTGATAAGCCTTATCCCAACTCCAGCCTTGCCAAAGTTAGGGACCTGAGGTGACTCATGAAATTTTCTACCTATTCCATGCCCAACCAAATCCCTCACAACACTGAAGCCACGGCTTTCAACGTATCTTTGTATACTATTTGATATATCTCCAACTCTTTTGCCAGCAACCGCGTTTTTAATACCTTCAAAAAAACTTTCTTCGGTAACTTTTATCAAAAACCTTGCTGTTTCAGAAATCTTTCCAACAGCAAAGGTCCTTGCAGCATCAGCATGCAGTCCGTCAACACAAACTCCTACGTCTATACTGATAATATCTCCATCTTCCAGCCTTCTCATACCTGGAATTCCATGAACTACCTCATCGTTGACTGAGGTACATATGGAGGCAGGATATCCATACAATCCCTTAAATGATGGTATCCCGCCATTTTTAATTATATACTCTTCAGCAAATTCATCAAGCTCTTTAGTGGTGATACCTGGCCGTATCAGTTTTTCTAACTCTTTTAAAACCATAGCAACAATTCTGCCAGCTGCTCTCATACTGTCAAGCTCAGCTTCTGATTTTATAGTAATCATTTTCGGTCTTTGCTCCTTATTCTATGCCAAGTGCTTTTAACACCTCTTTTGTAGTATCGGCTATTTCTTCCTGACCGTAAGCTACAACAAGTAAGCCCTTTTCTTTGTAATAATCAATCAGTGGCTGTGTTTGTGCATGATAAACTTCAAGTCTCTTTTTGACAGTTTCCTCTTTATCATCTTCTCTTTGATAAAGCTCTCCACCACAAACATCACATACACCCTCTTTTTGTGGTGGTCTGTAGATGACATGGAAACTTGCACCGCAGTTTTTACAAATCCTTCGCCCAGACATTCTCTCTAAAATTTTTTCGTCTGGAACTTCAATGTTCAAAACCTTATCAATTTTCTGTCCAAGCTCTTGAAGTACTTTATCAAGGGCTTCTGCCTGGGCAATAGTGCGGGGAAAACCATCAAGCAAAAATCCATTTTTGCAGTCCTCTTTTGAAATCCTGTCCTTGACAATTTCAATTACTATTTCATCTGGAACCAAAAGGCCTTTGTCCATATATTCCTTTGCCTTCTTGCCAAGCTCGGTCTCATTCTTAACATTTTCCCTTAAAATGTCACCTGTTGAGATATGAGGTATTGAAAACCTCTTGCTCAAATATTCAGCCTGAGTACCCTTCCCAGCACCAGGTGCACCCAAAAGTATAAGTCTCATTTTTATTATACCTCCATACTCCAATTAATCTACTCTTCTTAGCTCAAGAAGCCTTTGTAGTGACGCATCAGCATCTGAGCTTCCATCTGCCTTATTGTCTCAAGTGCAACACCCACAACAATCAGCAAGCTTGTTCCACCAAAATAGATGTTAAGCTGGTGTTTGAACATGATTCCAACCAAAGTTGGCAAAATGGCAATGAACGCTAAAAACAGCGCACCAGCAAAGGTAACTTTTGAAAGCACTCTTGTTATAAAATCTACAGTTGGCTTGCCAGGTCTGATACCTGGAATGAATCCTCCGTTGTTTTTCAAATTGTTAGCTATCTCAACCGGATTGAATACAATTGCTGTGTAGAAATAAGTAAACCCTATTATGAACAGTGCATAGAAGAATGTATACCAGAACGAACCGGATGAAAAATATGCTTTTACAAACTTATAGAATCCTGAATTTGGGAAAAACTGAGCAAGCGTTGTTGGAAGCATCACAAGCGAAATTGCAAAGATTATAGGAATAACTCCTGCAATATTGACCTTTATAGGAATGTGTGTGCTCTGTCCGCCATAAACTCTTCTTCCAACTACCCTCTTTGCATACTGTACAGGTATTCTTCTTTCGCCTTCCTGAATAACTATTATAAAGACGATAATTGCAAGTGCCATGATTATAAACAGAATCACACCAATAATGCTTGTGAGTGAAAATTCGTTCAGCTTTGCAACATAGTTCCAAAGAGAAACTACTCCGTTTGGAATTCTTGAAATAATACCTGCGAATATCAACAGCGAAATACCATTTCCTATACCATTTTCTGTTATCTGTTCACCAATCCACATCAAAAATACAGTTCCAGCTGTAAGAGTAACTGTTATTGTTATAAAACCTAAAAATCCCTGACCCTGAGCTGTAATAACAGGAACACCGCCAGTGAGCCCAGTTGCATTCTTAAGTCCAAAATATATACCAACTGCCTGGATAAACGCCAAAATAGCAGTTCCATATCGTGTCCACTCAGCAAGTTTCTTTCTTCCTTCTTCACCCTGTTTTGCAAGCTCTTCAAGTGCAGGTATAGCAATTGTCAACAGCTGCATAATGATGGAGGAGTTAATGTATGGAGTTACGCTCATCGCAAATATACTCATATTTTTAAATGTTCCACCAGCAACAACGTCAAAAAAGCCAAGCATTGTAAGGTCGTTTATAACCTTTGCTAAAGCATCCCTATCTATATAGGGGACTGGGATGAACGCTCCCAGTCTGAACACTAATATCATAAAAAGTGTAAAAAGGATTTTTCTTCGAAGGTCGGGCAGCCTCCACGCATTCTTTATAGTTTCAAACACCTTAAATCACCTCTACCTTTCCTCCAGCAGCTTCTATCTTCTTCTTTGCACCTTCTGAAACTTTCTGCACTCTCACTATCAGCCTCTTTGTCAGCTCTCCTCTTCCCAGTATCTTTACGCCGTCTTTTTCTATCTTGCTTATAACCCTTTCCTTCAAAAGAAGCTCAGGTGTGATTACAGTGTCATTGTCAAACCTCTCAAGCTTTTCTACATTAACTTCAGTATACACCTTTTTATTGATATTTTTAAAGCCCCTTTTGGGAATTCTTCTGGTAAGTGGCATCTGCCCTCCTTCAAAACCAGGTCGAACGCCACCGCCAGAACGTGCCCACTGACCTTTGTGACCTCTTGTCGAGGTCTTACCATGCCCAGAGCTCTCTCCACGTCCCACTCTTTTTCTACTTTTCTTAGAACCTGGTGCGGGTTTGAGTTCATAAAGCTTCATAGCTAAAAGCCCTCCTTTTTTACTTGAGTATCTCTTCTAATGTCTTTCCTCTGATTCTTGCAACCTCTTCTGGACGTCTGAGCTGTTTTAATGCCTCTATTGTTGCATGAACAACGTTCGCAGGATTGTTAGAACCAAGGCTCTTTGTTCTTATATCTTTAATACCAGCAAGCTCACACACAGCTCTCACAGCCCCGCCTGCAATAACACCAGTACCCTCTGGAGCAGGCTTTATCAAAACCTTTGATGCTCCAAAATCACCTATTGCTTCGTGTGGAATAGTGGTTCCAACTATTGGCACTTCAATCAGGTGCTTCTTTGCATCCTCTATAGCTTTTCTAATAGCATCCGGAATTTCTGCAGCTTTTCCATGTCCTGCACCCACATGACCGTTTTCATCACCAACAACCACAATAGCAGAAAATTTTAATCTCTTTCCGCCCTTTACAACCTTTGCAACTCTGTTGATGTTTACAACTCTTTCTTTTAAATCTAACCCCTTTGGATCAATTCTTTTTTGCGCCAAGCCATATCCCTCCTTTAAAATTAAAACTCAAGACCGGCTTGCCTTGCAGCTTCTGCAAGAGCTTTTACTCTTCCATGATATGGATAACCGCCTCTATCAAAAACAACCTTTGTTATTCCCTTTTCTTTTGCCCTCTCAGCTATTACTTTTCCTACATACTCTGCTGCCTCGATAGATTTTGTTGAAGATAGTCTTGACTTGATTTCAGGCTCAAGTGATGATGCAGCAACAAGTGTGTGACCTTTTTCATCGTCAATTATCTGAGCATAAATATATTTCAAGCTCTTGTAAACACAAAGTCGAGGTCTTTCACTTGTACCAAAAACTTTTTTTCTAATTCTTTTGTGTCTTATAAGCCTTTTTTCATTTCTATTCACCTTTTTATACAAGCCCAATCACTCCCCTCTATTTCTTACCGCCTTTGCCGGCTTTTCCTTCTTTGAGTCTCAAGACTTCATCAGCATATTTGATACCTTTTCCAAGATATGGGTCTGGTTCTCTTACCTTTCTTATATTTGCAGCAAAATTGCCAACTTGTTGCTTGTCAATTCCTTTGACTATTATTCTGTTCTGGTCAGGAACTTCAATAGTAATGCCAGCAGGCTCTTCAATTTCAACAGGGTGTGAATATCCAACATTGAGTATAAGTTTCTTGCCCTGTTTTTGAGCTCTGTAACCTATTCCGACAACTTCCAATACTTTTTCATAACCCTTTGTCACACCTTCTACCATATTAGCAATAAGTGTTCGTGTAAGACCATGTAGTGCTTTGTGGAACCTCTCGTCAGAAGGTCTTTGAACAATTATTTGGTTGTTTTCTATTCTAACAATCATTTCAGGATGTATCTCTCTTGTGAGCACTCCTTTTGGACCTTTTACAGTGATGACATTTCCTTCTATTTTTACATCAACACCGTTGGGTATATCAATAGGTTTTCTACCTATTCTTGACATCATTTCACCTCCAACAAAAATAAAGTGTTGTTACCACACGTAGCAGAGAACCTCTCCGCCAACTCCTTCTTTCCTTGCCTTTTTATCTGTCATTATTCCTTTCGATGTAGAAATAATAGCAATGCCAAGTCCGCCTAACACTCTTGGAAGCTCATCTTTACCAGCATAAACTCTTCTTCCTGGTTTTGATATTCTCTTGAGCCCTGTTATTGCTCTTTCTTTATTAGGACCATATTTTAATCTAATTCTGATAATCCCATTTTTCCCATCATCAATTATCTCATAATCTTTTATAAACCCTTCTTCTAACAAAATCTGGGCAATTGCTTTCTTCATTTTGGATGCTGGAATATCTACAACTTCATGGCGAGCATTGTTTGCGTTTCTTATACGTGTGAGCATATCTGCAATCGGGTCTATAACGTACATCTTATTACCTCCTTCCGAATTAAAAAATTACCAGCTCGCTTTCTTAACACCCGGTATCTCTCCATTGTGAGCAAGCTTTCTAAAACAGAGTCTGCAAACACCAAACTTTCTTAAATACGCTCTGGGCCTTCCGCATATCTTGCATCTATTATAATACCTTGTAGAAAACTTTTGAGGTCTTTGCTGTTTTATTATAAGAGCTTTCCTTGCCATCTAAGTAATACCTCCTCTTTATTTCTTAGCTTGCAAACGGCATCCCTAAAAGTCTCAAAAGCTCTTTAGCTTCTTCGTCAGTCTTTGCTGAGGTTACAATAGTAACTTCAAGTCCTCTTATCTTGTCTACCTTGTCGTAATCAATCTCAGGGAAAACAAGTTGTTCTTTAAAACCAATTGAATAATTTCCTCGACCATCGAAAGACTTATCTGAAACACCCCTGAAGTCTCTCACTCTTGGAAGAGCAAGATTTATCATCTTATCCAAAAACTCATACATTCTATCGCCTCTTAACGTTACCATGCAGCCTATGGGCATACCTTTTCTTAGTTTGAAGTTTGCTATAGATTTTTTAGCACGTCTAACCACTGGTTTTTGACCAGTAATAGCCATCAAATCATTTACTGCTGCTTCCAAAGCCTTTGGATTGTCCTTACCTTCTCCAAGTCCAATGTTTACAACAATCTTTGCAAGTCTTGGCACTTGCATAACATTTTTGTATCCGAACTTTTGCATCATCGCAGGAACAACTTCCTGAAAATACTTTTCTTTGAGTCTTGGTGCCATGAACAATTTACCTCCCTTCACTTTGCCATTAGTCAATTATCTCACCACATTTTTTACATGTTCTGACCTTTCTTTCTTCTTCACCTTCTTGAATAAATCTGTGACCAATCCTTGTTGGTTTGCCACACTTTGGACATACAAGCATAACCTTGCACGCCCAAATTGGTGCTTCTTGGGTTATTATACCACCCTGCGGCATTTTCGGATTTGGTCTTACATGCTTTTTAATAATATTAACACCTTCAATCACTACTTTTTTATCTTTTGGCAATACTGTAAGTACTTTGCCTTGTTTGCCTTTATATTTGCCAGATATAACTACAACAGTGTCACCTTTTTTTACATGAACCTTGTTCGGCATAACCTTCCCTCCTCAAAATAGCTTATAGAACTTCTGGTGCAAGAGATACTATCTTCATAAAATCCTTGTCGCGAAGCTCTCTTGCAACAGGTCCAAAAATACGTGTTCCTCTTGGAGTTCCATCTTCTCTTATTAGCACTGCAGCATTGTCATCAAATCTTATATATGTCCCATCCTCTCTTCTTATGCCTTTGCGTGTTCTGACAATAACTGCTTTTACAACATCACCTTTTTTTACAACGCCACCTGGTGTTGCATCTTTAACAGAACAAACTATTACATCTCCTATATTTGCAAACTTTCTATTCGAACCACCCAAAACTCTTATACACATTATTTCTTTAGCACCCGTGTTGTCAGCAACCTTCAGCCTTGACTGTGGTTGGATCATCTTTTTTCCCCTCCTTTAAAAAACTAAGCTGTATTTAATTACTTAGCTCTTTCCAAGATTTGAACAACTCTCCATCTCTTTTCTTTGGAAAGTGGTCTTGTCTCCATAATTAAAACTTTATCTCCAATTCTGCACTCGTTGTTTTCATCATGAGCTTTGAACTTTGTTGTTCTCTTTATAGTCTTTTTATAAAGAGGATGCTGAACAAGCCTTTCAACTGCAACTACTACAGTTTTGTCCATTTTGTCACTTACAACAACACCAACTCTTGTTTTTCTCATACCTCTTTTTTGCTCCACTTACATTCCCTCCTCACTTAATTCTGCTTTATTTTGCATTTTTATTTGCTCTTTCTTGTTCAAGTTCTCTTTCTCTCATTATTGTCTTTATTCTTGCAATTGTTCTTTTTACCTCTCGAATTCTCATTGGATTTTCAAGTTGATTTGTTGCAAGTTGAAACCTCAAATTGAACAGTTCCCTCTTTAATTTCTTAAGCTCATTATGGAGCTCTTGTGTTGTCATCTCTCTAATCTTAGACGCCTTCATTTGCCTCACCACCCACTTTAGCTTCTTCTCTTGAAACAATCTTGCATTTGATAGGTAACTTGTGTATTGCAAGCCTCAAAGCCTCTTTTGCAACCTCTTCATCAACACCGCCAACTTCAAACATCACTCTGCCAGGCTTTACAACTGCAACCCAGTACTCAGGTGAACCTTTACCAGAACCCATACGAGTTTCTGCAGGTTTTCTTGTAACAGGCTTGTCAGGAAATATCTTAATCCATACCTTTCCGCCTCTTTTGATGTGTCTTGCAATCGCAACTCTAG
Proteins encoded in this region:
- a CDS encoding type Z 30S ribosomal protein S14, with amino-acid sequence MARKALIIKQQRPQKFSTRYYNRCKICGRPRAYLRKFGVCRLCFRKLAHNGEIPGVKKASW
- the rplE gene encoding 50S ribosomal protein L5, whose amino-acid sequence is MAPRLKEKYFQEVVPAMMQKFGYKNVMQVPRLAKIVVNIGLGEGKDNPKALEAAVNDLMAITGQKPVVRRAKKSIANFKLRKGMPIGCMVTLRGDRMYEFLDKMINLALPRVRDFRGVSDKSFDGRGNYSIGFKEQLVFPEIDYDKVDKIRGLEVTIVTSAKTDEEAKELLRLLGMPFAS
- the rplX gene encoding 50S ribosomal protein L24, which translates into the protein MPNKVHVKKGDTVVVISGKYKGKQGKVLTVLPKDKKVVIEGVNIIKKHVRPNPKMPQGGIITQEAPIWACKVMLVCPKCGKPTRIGHRFIQEGEEERKVRTCKKCGEIID
- the rplN gene encoding 50S ribosomal protein L14, whose translation is MIQPQSRLKVADNTGAKEIMCIRVLGGSNRKFANIGDVIVCSVKDATPGGVVKKGDVVKAVIVRTRKGIRREDGTYIRFDDNAAVLIREDGTPRGTRIFGPVARELRDKDFMKIVSLAPEVL
- the rpsQ gene encoding 30S ribosomal protein S17 gives rise to the protein MEQKRGMRKTRVGVVVSDKMDKTVVVAVERLVQHPLYKKTIKRTTKFKAHDENNECRIGDKVLIMETRPLSKEKRWRVVQILERAK
- the rpmC gene encoding 50S ribosomal protein L29 codes for the protein MKASKIREMTTQELHNELKKLKRELFNLRFQLATNQLENPMRIREVKRTIARIKTIMRERELEQERANKNAK
- the rplP gene encoding 50S ribosomal protein L16, whose protein sequence is MLMPKRVKWRKQQRGRMKGKATRGNFVAYGDFGIMALEPGWITSNQIEAARVAIARHIKRGGKVWIKIFPDKPVTRKPAETRMGSGKGSPEYWVAVVKPGRVMFEVGGVDEEVAKEALRLAIHKLPIKCKIVSREEAKVGGEANEGV